One stretch of Candidatus Eremiobacteraceae bacterium DNA includes these proteins:
- a CDS encoding suppressor of fused domain protein, which produces MLPFDPERAAARIVDHYGQRFGTSDDSAHRFFPGTGCSANVYRFPPSEQREVYTYAAAHAHGRMALAEENGHAHAEQYFSVAREAQDVLYDLTAVCATHACGKGARVDEWGIVSLAQEIPGTHGMSALLAAPAIFEGDAFEYLTLDGLHLRFLWVVPIFASEAEYRKTSGAEALQRLLFAKGVDLADFSRHPLA; this is translated from the coding sequence GTGCTTCCGTTCGATCCCGAGCGCGCCGCGGCGCGCATCGTCGACCACTACGGGCAGCGATTCGGAACGTCCGACGACTCCGCGCACCGGTTCTTTCCCGGCACCGGATGCTCGGCCAACGTCTACCGGTTTCCGCCGAGCGAACAGCGCGAGGTATACACCTACGCGGCAGCCCACGCGCACGGCCGCATGGCGTTAGCCGAAGAGAACGGGCACGCGCACGCCGAGCAGTATTTCTCGGTCGCGCGAGAAGCGCAGGACGTGCTCTACGATCTCACCGCCGTGTGCGCGACGCACGCGTGCGGGAAAGGCGCGCGCGTCGACGAGTGGGGCATCGTTTCGCTCGCGCAAGAGATACCCGGCACGCACGGCATGTCAGCGTTGTTGGCCGCGCCAGCGATCTTCGAAGGCGATGCGTTCGAGTATCTCACGCTAGACGGATTGCATCTGCGATTTCTCTGGGTGGTGCCGATCTTCGCGAGCGAGGCCGAGTATCGGAAAACGTCGGGAGCAGAAGCGCTGCAGCGGCTGCTCTTCGCTAAAGGCGTCGATCTGGCCGACTTTTCGCGGCATCCGTTGGCGTAA
- a CDS encoding molybdenum cofactor biosynthesis protein MoaE, which yields MTKRFLLSGEPLDEAAVASTVASPGAGALVTFVGRVRARSLDRDVSRLEYEAYPEMVEGVFKQIADEVRVKFAVDGIAIHHRTGVLSVGDTSVIIAVAAEHRQPAFDACRFAIDRLKQIAPIWKKEHGPDGAVWVGDRP from the coding sequence ATGACCAAGCGCTTTCTGTTGAGCGGAGAACCTCTCGACGAAGCCGCGGTCGCTTCGACCGTCGCATCACCCGGGGCAGGCGCGCTCGTCACATTCGTCGGGCGAGTTCGCGCACGTTCGCTCGATCGCGACGTGAGCCGGCTCGAGTACGAGGCGTACCCGGAAATGGTCGAAGGCGTCTTCAAGCAGATAGCAGATGAGGTCCGTGTGAAGTTCGCCGTCGATGGGATCGCGATCCACCACCGCACCGGCGTCTTGTCGGTCGGAGACACGAGCGTGATCATCGCCGTCGCGGCCGAGCACCGGCAGCCGGCATTTGACGCGTGCAGATTCGCGATCGACAGGCTCAAGCAGATCGCGCCGATCTGGAAAAAAGAACACGGGCCCGACGGCGCCGTGTGGGTCGGCGACCGGCCGTGA
- a CDS encoding MoaD/ThiS family protein: protein MQITVRLFAFHREAAGVSELIVELPAGSRAADALAMCRRSHPGLPSSDRGIAFAVNREFAEPQTTLRDGDEVAVLPPVAGG from the coding sequence ATGCAGATCACCGTTCGTCTCTTCGCTTTCCACCGCGAGGCCGCTGGTGTCTCCGAACTCATCGTGGAACTGCCTGCCGGTTCGCGCGCTGCCGATGCGCTGGCCATGTGCCGGCGATCGCATCCGGGTCTGCCGTCCTCGGACCGTGGAATCGCGTTTGCGGTGAACCGCGAGTTCGCGGAGCCGCAGACCACGCTGCGCGATGGCGATGAGGTCGCCGTGCTTCCCCCGGTCGCAGGCGGATGA
- a CDS encoding superoxide dismutase, producing the protein MPFEVPPLPYAYDALEPHIDKETMTIHHDKHHAAYVTNLNAAIEKHAELGGKSAEALLKDLNAVPEDIRTAVRNNGGGHVNHSMFWSIMKPGGGGAPTGPLADAITKTFGDFEKFKTQFNDAGVKQFGSGWVWLARGSDGGLKILSTPNQDNPMSQGLHPVIGNDVWEHAYYLKHQNKRPDYLAMWWNVVDWNAATARFKS; encoded by the coding sequence ATGCCGTTTGAAGTGCCGCCACTGCCGTACGCCTACGACGCGCTCGAGCCGCACATCGACAAAGAGACCATGACCATCCATCATGACAAGCACCACGCCGCATACGTCACCAATCTGAACGCGGCAATAGAAAAACACGCCGAGCTTGGCGGCAAATCCGCCGAAGCCTTGCTTAAGGACCTCAACGCCGTGCCGGAAGACATCCGGACGGCGGTCCGGAACAACGGCGGCGGTCACGTGAATCACTCGATGTTCTGGTCCATCATGAAGCCCGGTGGCGGCGGCGCCCCAACCGGCCCGCTCGCCGACGCGATCACGAAGACGTTCGGCGATTTCGAAAAATTCAAAACGCAGTTCAACGACGCGGGAGTGAAACAATTCGGCAGCGGTTGGGTCTGGCTCGCGCGCGGTTCGGATGGCGGATTGAAGATCCTGAGCACGCCGAATCAAGACAATCCGATGTCGCAAGGTTTGCACCCGGTGATCGGCAACGATGTCTGGGAGCACGCCTACTATTTGAAGCACCAGAACAAGCGGCCCGATTATCTCGCGATGTGGTGGAACGTCGTCGATTGGAATGCCGCGACGGCGCGGTTCAAATCGTAA
- a CDS encoding enoyl-ACP reductase, which translates to MTLLAGKTILVTGVANRWSIAYAVARALSAHGAKLVLTYEGERTKGEVEKLGEELGQAAVSQCDVGKDESIASLRAFLEAHGAQLDGVFHSIAFARKEELAGKFFATSRDGFALALDVSAYSLVAMVRELNPLFAPRASVMAMTYLGSVRAVQNYNVMGVAKAALEACVRYLALDLGGLGGVRVNAISAGPIKTASARAVGGFTSILAEVAAKSPLRRNVTQDDVANAAVFLASDLSTAVTGHILYVDAGYSVIGV; encoded by the coding sequence ATGACGTTGCTTGCCGGCAAAACCATACTCGTGACCGGCGTCGCGAACCGCTGGAGCATCGCGTATGCTGTCGCGAGGGCGTTATCGGCCCACGGCGCAAAGCTCGTCCTGACGTATGAGGGCGAACGCACCAAGGGCGAAGTCGAAAAGCTAGGTGAAGAGCTCGGCCAAGCCGCTGTTTCGCAATGCGACGTCGGCAAGGACGAGAGCATCGCTTCGCTGCGCGCGTTCTTGGAAGCGCACGGAGCACAACTCGACGGCGTGTTCCATAGCATCGCCTTCGCGCGCAAAGAAGAGCTGGCCGGCAAGTTCTTTGCGACATCGCGCGATGGATTCGCGCTCGCGCTCGATGTCAGCGCGTATTCGCTCGTCGCGATGGTCCGCGAGCTCAACCCGTTATTCGCGCCGCGCGCATCGGTGATGGCCATGACGTATCTCGGTTCGGTTCGCGCCGTTCAGAACTACAATGTCATGGGTGTGGCCAAGGCCGCGCTGGAAGCGTGCGTCCGGTATCTTGCATTAGACCTCGGCGGACTCGGCGGCGTTCGCGTGAACGCAATCTCGGCCGGACCGATAAAGACAGCGTCGGCTCGCGCCGTCGGCGGCTTCACGAGCATCCTCGCCGAAGTGGCTGCAAAATCGCCGCTTCGACGTAACGTCACGCAGGACGATGTCGCTAACGCGGCGGTATTCCTTGCGAGCGACCTATCGACGGCGGTCACCGGCCACATCCTTTACGTCGATGCGGGTTATAGCGTGATCGGCGTATGA
- the iscX gene encoding Fe-S cluster assembly protein IscX → MGLTWQDVDDIGFELSQAHPDEDPGQVALPELLRMVTELDDFEDDPERVDERLLERIAQAWEDAFARNA, encoded by the coding sequence ATGGGCCTCACATGGCAGGACGTCGACGACATCGGCTTCGAGCTTTCACAGGCTCACCCGGACGAAGACCCCGGGCAGGTCGCCCTGCCTGAATTGCTGCGCATGGTGACGGAACTCGACGATTTCGAGGATGATCCCGAACGCGTCGACGAGCGTTTGCTCGAACGCATCGCGCAAGCTTGGGAAGATGCGTTCGCGCGCAACGCCTAA
- a CDS encoding LON peptidase substrate-binding domain-containing protein: MRFTLGLFPLSTVLVPGATLRLHIFEERYKQLIGECIAGRLAFGVVLDRQGREIGDELDPFDVGTAAEIREVSMLSQGRLFIVTHGTSRFRVRRVIAKEPYLSAEVEYLEEPVGHAETAERLRISAVDHFKEYLSALLAVPQSDIDRIDLPTDAAASSYLIADAMQVAPAAKQRLLEADSASDRLRDELDLLDSETRRLLAARARRESDPMSSLPAPFDVRFSSN; this comes from the coding sequence ATGCGATTCACACTAGGACTTTTTCCGCTCAGCACGGTGCTCGTGCCGGGCGCCACGCTGCGCCTTCACATCTTTGAAGAACGCTACAAGCAGTTGATCGGCGAGTGCATCGCCGGGCGGCTTGCGTTCGGCGTCGTTCTGGACCGGCAAGGGCGAGAGATCGGCGACGAGCTCGATCCATTCGATGTCGGCACGGCCGCCGAAATCCGCGAAGTATCCATGCTCTCGCAGGGGCGGCTCTTCATCGTCACCCACGGGACCAGTCGATTTCGCGTACGGCGCGTCATCGCCAAAGAGCCGTACTTGTCGGCCGAAGTCGAATATTTGGAAGAGCCGGTCGGCCATGCAGAAACCGCGGAGCGCCTTCGCATAAGCGCGGTGGATCACTTCAAGGAGTATCTAAGCGCTTTGCTTGCGGTGCCGCAAAGCGACATCGACCGTATCGATCTGCCGACCGATGCGGCGGCATCATCGTATCTCATCGCCGATGCGATGCAGGTCGCGCCGGCCGCCAAGCAACGATTGCTCGAGGCAGATTCCGCATCCGACCGGCTGCGTGACGAACTCGATCTCTTGGATAGCGAGACGCGTCGATTGCTCGCCGCGCGTGCCCGTCGCGAGTCAGATCCGATGTCGTCGTTGCCGGCACCCTTCGACGTCCGATTCTCAAGCAACTGA
- a CDS encoding CoA pyrophosphatase: protein MRAGSVERLRAIIAARARRIFDAERDVDHTGGYRPAPVRRAAVLVSIVGGEESPQLLLFERTLEVADHKGEICFPGGSIEQSDVDPVSAALREAKEELGIDPADVTVLGCLDDVHAVNSNYVITPVVGHIETMPALVPDSTEVARPIVISVADLSAPGAWTLERIKIAGVIREFEAHRIDGGLIWGATARILRSFLAIWKEAQA from the coding sequence GTGCGCGCCGGCTCCGTCGAACGACTGCGCGCGATCATCGCCGCTAGGGCCCGGCGCATCTTTGACGCCGAGCGCGATGTCGATCATACGGGCGGATATCGACCGGCTCCGGTCCGGCGTGCGGCGGTGCTCGTCTCCATAGTCGGAGGCGAGGAATCTCCACAGCTCCTGTTATTCGAGCGCACGTTGGAAGTCGCGGACCATAAAGGCGAGATATGTTTTCCGGGCGGTTCCATCGAGCAAAGCGATGTCGATCCGGTGTCGGCAGCACTACGAGAAGCGAAGGAAGAGCTCGGCATAGACCCGGCCGACGTCACCGTGCTCGGCTGCCTCGATGACGTGCACGCCGTCAATTCGAATTATGTGATCACGCCTGTCGTCGGCCACATCGAGACGATGCCGGCCCTAGTCCCCGACTCCACGGAGGTAGCAAGACCGATCGTCATCAGCGTCGCGGACTTGAGCGCACCGGGCGCGTGGACATTGGAGCGCATCAAAATCGCCGGCGTCATACGCGAGTTCGAGGCGCACCGGATCGACGGCGGCCTCATCTGGGGCGCGACCGCCCGGATACTTCGGTCATTCCTCGCGATATGGAAAGAAGCACAGGCCTAG
- a CDS encoding YciI family protein: MRFLVLIDYTDMEARARTVDAHRAYVAAARASGDISESGPFADGKGGIYVLKAADESVARAFVDADPYYRDGKLKFTIRGFTSAFDPA; encoded by the coding sequence ATGCGATTTCTCGTGCTGATCGACTACACGGATATGGAAGCCCGCGCGCGTACCGTCGACGCGCACCGGGCGTATGTGGCTGCCGCGCGTGCCAGCGGCGACATTTCCGAGTCCGGTCCTTTTGCCGATGGCAAAGGCGGCATTTACGTCTTGAAAGCGGCCGACGAAAGCGTCGCGCGAGCGTTCGTCGACGCGGATCCATACTATCGAGACGGAAAATTGAAGTTCACGATCCGCGGGTTTACGTCGGCGTTCGATCCGGCGTAA
- a CDS encoding DoxX family protein produces the protein MTASLDAGLAFLPAPRQVSPLRRPYAPGMATVKQYGAWLAAFRILIGATWLIHGYGKLTDAQWALPNGDCYQFLTGMTAHTEGFYHDFIANTVLPHVTVFATMVEWGETLTGASLVLGLFSRIGGLVGLLLALQYWAAKNAFAHLDGYAGLDIITAIASALNLVLPTGAVFGLDALFGRRKGGRTPG, from the coding sequence ATGACGGCCTCATTGGACGCCGGACTCGCGTTTCTTCCCGCACCGCGACAGGTGTCGCCGTTGCGACGGCCGTATGCCCCCGGCATGGCTACGGTAAAACAATACGGCGCGTGGCTCGCCGCCTTCCGCATTTTGATCGGCGCGACGTGGCTCATCCACGGCTACGGCAAACTGACCGATGCGCAATGGGCGCTGCCGAACGGCGACTGCTACCAATTTCTCACGGGCATGACGGCGCACACCGAAGGCTTTTATCATGATTTCATCGCCAACACCGTCTTGCCGCACGTCACCGTGTTCGCGACGATGGTCGAATGGGGCGAAACGCTGACGGGTGCGTCGCTCGTGCTCGGACTGTTCTCGCGCATCGGCGGCCTGGTCGGATTATTGCTGGCGCTGCAGTATTGGGCCGCAAAGAATGCCTTTGCCCATCTCGACGGCTATGCGGGTCTCGACATCATCACCGCGATCGCTTCGGCGCTCAATCTCGTATTGCCGACCGGCGCCGTGTTCGGTCTCGACGCGTTATTCGGACGCCGAAAAGGGGGCCGAACTCCTGGTTGA
- a CDS encoding NAD(P)/FAD-dependent oxidoreductase, translating into MEIFDITVIGGGPSGLFALFYAGMRGAKAKVIDVLPELGGQLYALYPEKYIYDMPGFPAIVAQDLVKGCVDQAFQWPHAKCLEERVTDIARDEDGAFTIVTDKARHRTRAIVLTTGIGAFSPRKLAAPTAERFEGSGLNYYARAFDEFAGLRVTIVGGGDSAVDYALALEPRAASVSVVHRSAFRAHAATVDRLRASKVHIHQPDFEVEEVHGDTHVSAVTIVNKKTKETHRLECDAILCALGFVSDLGTLKQWGIAVEGNGIVVNTATQETSVAGIYAAGDVVSHAGKLKLIACGASEAAIAVNQAMHYINPSDKVQPVHSSNLTLPITATLSDVR; encoded by the coding sequence ATGGAGATATTTGACATCACCGTGATCGGCGGCGGACCGAGTGGGCTTTTCGCCCTCTTCTACGCCGGCATGCGCGGCGCAAAAGCAAAAGTCATCGACGTGCTGCCAGAGCTCGGCGGCCAGCTTTACGCGCTCTATCCTGAAAAATACATCTACGATATGCCTGGTTTTCCAGCGATCGTCGCGCAAGATCTTGTCAAAGGATGCGTGGACCAAGCGTTTCAATGGCCGCACGCCAAATGTCTCGAGGAGCGCGTCACCGATATTGCGCGAGATGAGGATGGCGCTTTCACCATTGTCACGGACAAGGCTCGGCACCGCACCCGAGCCATCGTGCTCACGACCGGGATCGGCGCGTTTTCGCCGCGCAAACTTGCCGCGCCCACTGCAGAGCGCTTCGAAGGCTCCGGACTGAACTACTATGCGCGCGCGTTCGACGAATTTGCTGGTCTTCGCGTCACGATCGTGGGCGGCGGCGATTCGGCCGTCGACTACGCGCTTGCGTTGGAGCCGCGAGCCGCAAGCGTCTCTGTAGTGCACCGGTCTGCGTTTCGCGCGCACGCCGCCACCGTCGACCGGCTTCGCGCATCGAAAGTGCACATCCATCAGCCCGACTTCGAAGTCGAAGAGGTCCACGGTGACACACACGTCAGCGCCGTGACGATCGTCAACAAGAAGACCAAAGAGACGCACCGCTTGGAATGCGACGCCATTCTGTGCGCGCTGGGGTTCGTCTCAGATCTCGGCACGCTCAAACAATGGGGCATAGCCGTCGAAGGAAACGGCATCGTGGTGAACACGGCGACCCAAGAGACGAGCGTCGCCGGCATCTACGCGGCAGGCGACGTCGTGAGCCACGCGGGCAAACTCAAGCTCATCGCGTGCGGCGCGTCGGAAGCCGCGATCGCCGTCAACCAAGCGATGCACTACATCAATCCGTCCGACAAAGTGCAGCCGGTCCACTCCAGCAACCTCACGCTGCCGATAACCGCGACGTTGTCGGACGTGCGCTGA